A single window of Dichotomicrobium thermohalophilum DNA harbors:
- a CDS encoding F0F1 ATP synthase subunit gamma has translation MASLKDMRNRISSVKATQKITKAMQMVAAAKLRKAQEAADAARPYAEKMDQVLGNLNARVVNKEAASPLLVGTGREDVHLIVVATADRGLCGAFNANIAKKARQIASGLIAEGKDVKFLCVGSKGYDMLKRDHGRRIVDVIDMKSVKRVGFDDAHAIAQRVLAMFDKGEFDVCTLVFSEFVNTLTQRPKHMQLIPASLPEEGAPEEGAPTADYIFEPDEEDILRDLLPRNVATQIFRALLENAAGEQGARMTAMDNATRNAGELIDNLTLTYNRMRQDQITKELIEIVSGAEAIS, from the coding sequence ATGGCCAGTCTGAAGGACATGCGCAATCGGATCTCTAGCGTCAAAGCGACGCAGAAGATCACGAAGGCGATGCAGATGGTGGCGGCCGCGAAGCTGCGCAAGGCGCAGGAGGCGGCGGACGCCGCGCGGCCGTATGCCGAGAAAATGGATCAGGTGCTTGGCAATCTGAACGCGCGCGTGGTCAACAAGGAGGCCGCCTCGCCGTTGCTGGTTGGCACGGGCAGAGAGGACGTGCACCTGATCGTCGTGGCGACTGCCGATCGCGGTTTGTGTGGCGCATTCAATGCCAACATTGCTAAGAAGGCGCGGCAAATCGCGAGCGGGCTTATCGCGGAGGGCAAGGATGTCAAGTTCCTGTGCGTCGGCAGCAAGGGCTATGACATGCTCAAGCGTGACCACGGCCGGCGCATTGTCGATGTCATCGACATGAAGAGCGTCAAGCGGGTCGGCTTCGACGATGCCCACGCCATCGCGCAGCGCGTGCTCGCCATGTTCGACAAGGGTGAATTCGACGTCTGCACGCTGGTGTTCTCGGAATTCGTCAACACGCTCACTCAGCGGCCCAAGCACATGCAGTTGATCCCGGCCAGCCTGCCGGAAGAGGGGGCGCCGGAAGAAGGCGCGCCGACGGCGGACTACATCTTCGAGCCGGATGAAGAGGACATTCTGCGCGATCTGCTCCCGCGCAACGTCGCCACGCAGATTTTCCGCGCGCTCCTGGAGAACGCCGCGGGCGAGCAGGGCGCGCGCATGACCGCGATGGACAACGCGACGCGCAACGCCGGCGAGCTGATCGACAATCTGACGCTGACCTACAACCGGATGCGCCAGGACCAGATTACCAAGGAACTGATTGAAATCGTCTCCGGCGCGGAAGCGATCTCGTAG
- the atpD gene encoding F0F1 ATP synthase subunit beta, translating to MASDKNIGRVRQVTGAVVDVQFDEKLPEILSALEVDNHGNRLVLEVAQHLGENTVRCIAMDATEGLVRGQEVVDTGEAIEVPVGDGTLGRIMNVIGEPIDEAGDIPHEQKRPIHASAPEFIEQSTETEILKTGIKVVDLLAPYAKGGKIGLFGGAGVGKTVLIQELINNIAMAHGGYSVFAGVGERTREGNDLYWEMIESGVNKEGGGEGSKASLIYGQMNEPPGARARVGLTGLTVAEYFRDQGQDVLFFVDNIFRFTQAGAEVSALLGRIPSAVGYQPTLGTDMGELQERITSTDKGSITSVQAVYVPADDLTDPAPASTFAHLDATTVLSRSIAEKGIYPAVDPLDSTSRVLEPRIVGDEHYETARKVQEVLQRYKALQDIIAILGMDELSEEDKLTVARARKIERFLSQPFHVAEVFTGKPGVLVDLADTIKGFKGLVNGDYDDLPEQAFYMVGTIDEAIQKAEELAAEAA from the coding sequence ATGGCAAGCGACAAGAATATCGGCCGCGTTCGCCAGGTGACGGGCGCCGTCGTCGACGTTCAGTTCGACGAGAAGCTGCCGGAAATCCTGAGCGCGCTGGAAGTGGACAACCACGGCAACCGCTTGGTGCTGGAGGTGGCGCAACATCTGGGCGAGAATACAGTGCGCTGCATCGCCATGGACGCGACCGAGGGCTTGGTGCGCGGGCAGGAAGTCGTCGATACCGGCGAGGCGATCGAGGTCCCTGTCGGTGACGGCACGCTTGGCCGCATCATGAACGTCATCGGCGAGCCCATCGACGAGGCCGGCGATATCCCGCACGAGCAGAAGCGGCCGATCCACGCTTCCGCCCCGGAATTTATCGAACAGTCGACCGAAACCGAGATTCTTAAGACCGGCATCAAGGTCGTTGATCTGCTCGCGCCCTACGCAAAGGGCGGCAAGATCGGCCTGTTCGGGGGTGCCGGGGTCGGCAAGACGGTGCTCATTCAGGAGCTGATCAACAACATCGCCATGGCGCATGGCGGCTACTCGGTCTTTGCCGGCGTGGGCGAGCGCACGCGCGAGGGCAACGACCTCTACTGGGAGATGATCGAGTCCGGCGTGAACAAGGAAGGCGGCGGCGAAGGGTCCAAGGCTTCGCTGATCTACGGCCAGATGAACGAGCCGCCGGGCGCGCGTGCCCGCGTTGGTCTCACGGGTCTGACCGTTGCGGAATATTTCCGCGATCAGGGTCAGGACGTGCTGTTCTTTGTCGACAATATTTTCCGCTTCACGCAGGCGGGCGCCGAGGTGTCTGCGCTGCTGGGCCGTATCCCGTCTGCGGTGGGCTATCAGCCGACGCTCGGCACCGACATGGGCGAGCTTCAGGAGCGCATTACCTCGACCGACAAGGGCTCGATTACGTCAGTGCAGGCCGTTTACGTTCCGGCTGACGACCTGACCGACCCGGCCCCGGCTTCGACCTTCGCCCACTTGGACGCGACGACGGTGCTGAGCCGCTCGATCGCGGAGAAGGGCATTTATCCGGCCGTGGACCCGCTCGACTCCACTTCGCGGGTGCTGGAGCCGCGCATTGTCGGCGACGAGCACTACGAAACCGCGCGCAAGGTGCAGGAGGTGCTTCAACGCTACAAGGCGCTTCAGGACATCATCGCGATTCTGGGCATGGACGAGCTGTCGGAAGAGGACAAGCTGACTGTCGCGCGCGCCCGCAAGATCGAGCGCTTCCTGAGCCAGCCGTTCCACGTCGCGGAGGTGTTCACTGGCAAGCCGGGCGTGCTCGTCGACCTTGCCGACACGATCAAGGGCTTCAAGGGCCTTGTGAACGGCGACTATGACGATCTGCCGGAGCAGGCGTTCTACATGGTCGGAACCATCGACGAGGCGATCCAGAAGGCGGAAGAACTGGCGGCCGAGGCAGCGTAA
- a CDS encoding F0F1 ATP synthase subunit epsilon: MADTFRFDLVSPERVLVSEDVSEVIVPSNEGDFGMLPNHAPIIASLRPGALTVRGSGSERKYFVRGGLAEGGPEQLTVLAQRAMPLEELDPEKIAQEIQWAKEDVEDARDEETRAQAVDNLERLETLAEVLKQNA; this comes from the coding sequence ATGGCGGATACGTTCCGTTTCGATCTTGTGTCGCCGGAGCGGGTGCTGGTGTCCGAAGACGTTAGCGAGGTGATCGTGCCGAGCAACGAGGGCGATTTCGGCATGCTGCCGAACCACGCCCCGATCATCGCCTCGCTGCGCCCCGGTGCGCTGACCGTGCGCGGCAGCGGGAGCGAGCGCAAGTATTTCGTGCGCGGCGGGCTGGCCGAGGGCGGCCCGGAGCAGCTCACTGTGCTGGCACAGCGGGCGATGCCTCTGGAGGAGCTGGATCCCGAGAAGATCGCCCAGGAAATCCAGTGGGCGAAGGAGGATGTCGAGGATGCGCGCGATGAGGAGACGCGGGCGCAGGCCGTCGACAATCTCGAGCGGCTGGAGACTCTGGCCGAGGTCCTCAAGCAGAATGCCTAG
- a CDS encoding Smr/MutS family protein, which translates to MRETTALRRREQGAALPSPGDDAASAARPAEVSDEPLPRKRNAARPDAPAPAPPRREEAASPRMTPLARREARRIARDPESIDARLDLHGMRQREAYPALKGFLRASQARGHRLVLVITGKGVARESARQQYEAWEATPFYESPRGVLRRLVPEWLAKPEFRDVVAGVSPAHSRHGGEGALYVRIRRIATQPASRGKGKHGS; encoded by the coding sequence ATGCGGGAGACCACGGCGCTGCGCAGGCGTGAGCAGGGAGCGGCGCTCCCGAGCCCGGGCGACGACGCGGCGTCCGCCGCCCGGCCGGCCGAAGTCAGCGATGAGCCTTTGCCTCGCAAGCGGAACGCAGCCCGCCCCGACGCGCCCGCACCGGCTCCGCCGCGGCGCGAGGAGGCGGCTTCGCCGCGCATGACACCGCTCGCCCGCCGGGAAGCGCGGCGCATCGCCCGCGACCCGGAAAGCATCGACGCGCGGCTTGACCTGCACGGGATGCGCCAGCGCGAGGCCTACCCGGCGCTCAAGGGGTTTCTGCGCGCAAGTCAGGCCCGTGGCCACCGCCTTGTCCTGGTGATTACCGGGAAGGGAGTGGCGCGCGAAAGCGCGCGACAACAATATGAAGCGTGGGAGGCGACGCCGTTCTATGAATCGCCGCGGGGGGTCCTTCGCCGCCTCGTGCCCGAATGGCTTGCCAAGCCCGAGTTTCGCGACGTCGTCGCCGGTGTGTCGCCAGCGCATTCGCGCCACGGCGGCGAGGGCGCGCTTTACGTGCGCATTCGCCGGATAGCGACGCAGCCAGCCTCCCGTGGAAAGGGAAAGCACGGATCGTAA
- the mltA gene encoding murein transglycosylase A → MSAAWYFTQAFLFTLFVFLTVELWHWQFPDTDGDKLPLQLDRVSFADIPGWAEDDHAKAFAAFRRSCPWSVRIAKRHDTEQRQALAWVCERAMALSDPLEAGAARDFFETYFTAYRVRPQTDRQLVTGYYEPEIQGSRTKTEKFNIPIYRPPDDLTLIKANAREGLPEDLTAARQTEDGLKAHFTRKEIEQGALEGLGLELAWIADPVAHYSMQLQGSGRIRFQDGTAIRLGFAGKNGFPYTSIGQEIISRGELKPHEASLANIFAWAEENGEKGQELIWSNKSYIFFRELSEAEGAVGPVGALGTSLTPLRSLAVDPRYHLLGAPIWVAAPKLDDDEQQPFRRLMIAQDTGSAIRGDVRGDIYWGSGVEAHDAASRTKHDAGFTILLPNAAR, encoded by the coding sequence ATGTCGGCGGCGTGGTACTTTACCCAGGCTTTCCTGTTCACGCTGTTTGTGTTTCTGACCGTGGAACTCTGGCACTGGCAGTTCCCCGATACCGACGGGGACAAGCTCCCGCTTCAGCTTGATCGGGTGAGCTTCGCAGACATCCCCGGCTGGGCCGAGGATGACCACGCCAAGGCGTTTGCCGCGTTCCGGCGCTCCTGTCCGTGGTCGGTCCGCATTGCCAAGCGGCATGATACGGAGCAACGCCAGGCGCTGGCCTGGGTATGCGAGCGTGCGATGGCGCTGTCAGACCCTCTGGAGGCGGGGGCCGCGCGCGACTTCTTCGAGACCTATTTCACGGCCTACCGCGTGCGACCGCAGACTGACCGGCAACTCGTCACCGGCTATTACGAGCCGGAAATCCAAGGCTCGCGCACCAAGACCGAAAAGTTCAACATTCCAATCTATCGGCCACCGGATGACCTGACACTCATCAAGGCCAACGCCCGCGAAGGCCTGCCCGAAGACCTGACCGCCGCACGCCAGACCGAGGACGGTCTGAAAGCGCACTTCACCCGCAAGGAGATCGAACAGGGGGCGCTCGAGGGGTTGGGCCTTGAGTTGGCCTGGATCGCAGATCCGGTAGCGCATTACTCCATGCAGCTTCAAGGCTCGGGCCGCATCCGCTTTCAGGACGGCACGGCGATCCGGCTCGGCTTCGCCGGCAAGAACGGCTTTCCCTACACCTCGATCGGCCAGGAGATTATCTCGCGGGGGGAGTTGAAGCCGCATGAAGCCTCGCTCGCCAACATTTTCGCATGGGCGGAAGAAAACGGCGAGAAGGGCCAGGAGTTGATCTGGTCGAACAAGTCCTACATCTTCTTCCGGGAGCTTTCCGAAGCGGAGGGAGCGGTTGGCCCTGTCGGGGCGCTCGGCACGTCGCTGACGCCGCTGCGCAGCCTGGCGGTGGACCCGCGCTATCACCTGCTCGGCGCGCCGATCTGGGTGGCGGCGCCGAAACTGGACGATGACGAGCAGCAGCCGTTTCGCCGGCTGATGATCGCGCAAGACACCGGCTCGGCGATCCGCGGTGACGTGCGGGGCGACATCTATTGGGGCAGCGGAGTCGAAGCCCACGATGCCGCCAGCCGGACGAAGCATGATGCCGGCTTCACGATTCTCCTGCCGAACGCCGCCCGCTGA
- a CDS encoding Tim44/TimA family putative adaptor protein, protein MSGTIDLSTIIFLVIAVLIFLRLRSVLGKRTGNEKPPYDPYSAQQAGGAARDKVVPLPGTEQQQGGHRESASEDQLQEMVRDYAPKGSPLAEKLAAIMRADRSFDLRHFIEGANTAYEMVVTAFAAGNTATLKELLSPEVYQSFVSAIEERERAGETVDFKFVGIDKTEIADANLVNGEAQITVKFVSEFITVTRDKEGRIIEGDPKEIQEVTDHWTFSRDVGASDPNWVLIATETES, encoded by the coding sequence ATGAGCGGAACAATCGACCTCAGCACCATCATATTTCTGGTCATCGCTGTCCTGATCTTCCTGAGATTGCGAAGCGTTCTCGGCAAGCGAACCGGAAACGAAAAACCTCCTTACGACCCTTATTCCGCTCAGCAGGCCGGTGGCGCGGCGCGTGACAAGGTCGTGCCGCTGCCGGGCACGGAGCAGCAGCAGGGCGGCCATCGGGAAAGCGCCAGCGAGGATCAGCTTCAGGAAATGGTGCGCGACTATGCTCCCAAGGGCAGCCCGCTGGCAGAGAAGCTTGCCGCGATCATGCGCGCCGACCGCAGCTTTGACCTCCGCCACTTCATCGAGGGCGCCAACACCGCGTATGAGATGGTCGTGACCGCCTTTGCTGCGGGCAACACCGCGACGTTGAAGGAACTGCTCAGTCCAGAAGTCTATCAGAGCTTTGTCTCCGCTATCGAAGAGCGCGAGCGCGCAGGGGAGACCGTCGATTTCAAGTTCGTCGGCATCGACAAGACCGAGATTGCTGACGCGAACCTGGTCAACGGCGAGGCGCAGATTACGGTGAAATTCGTCAGCGAATTCATCACTGTCACCCGCGACAAGGAAGGCCGCATCATCGAGGGCGACCCGAAGGAGATTCAGGAAGTTACCGATCACTGGACCTTCTCGCGCGACGTGGGCGCGTCCGATCCGAACTGGGTACTGATCGCCACGGAGACCGAGAGCTAA
- a CDS encoding FxsA family protein → MFLIFFLIFVATPILEIVLFIEIGGFIGVGPTILIVIVTALVGSILLRLQGSAVIRRTQMALRAGELPVDPVIDGISLLVAGALLLTPGFFTDAVGFLLFVPPFRRALARRIFLHMVRSGNVFVAGAGPEGEPPHGRRERDEERRGRGQETIIDVEYEPVDDERERRDEDERDDDEPPRRRRGASPWRK, encoded by the coding sequence ATGTTTCTGATTTTCTTCCTGATCTTCGTCGCCACGCCGATCCTGGAGATCGTGCTGTTCATCGAGATCGGCGGATTCATTGGCGTTGGGCCCACCATCCTGATCGTCATCGTCACGGCACTCGTCGGGTCGATTCTTCTGCGTCTGCAGGGCAGCGCGGTGATACGGCGCACCCAGATGGCGCTGAGGGCAGGGGAGCTACCGGTCGACCCGGTGATCGACGGTATCAGCCTGCTGGTTGCCGGCGCATTGCTGCTCACGCCGGGGTTTTTCACGGATGCGGTGGGCTTCCTCCTGTTCGTACCCCCCTTCCGGCGGGCGCTGGCACGGCGCATCTTCCTGCACATGGTGCGCTCGGGCAATGTGTTCGTTGCGGGCGCCGGGCCTGAAGGCGAGCCGCCGCATGGCCGCCGCGAACGCGACGAGGAGCGGCGCGGGCGCGGTCAGGAAACAATCATCGATGTCGAATACGAGCCGGTGGACGATGAGCGCGAGCGCCGCGACGAGGATGAGCGCGACGATGACGAGCCGCCGCGTCGCCGCCGAGGCGCCTCGCCCTGGCGGAAGTGA
- a CDS encoding AEC family transporter, which produces MTTIISTIAPVFLVILAGFAFARSGLMSRTAETGLMEFVLRVGIPALLFRTMVDARPPGGETLRLWGVYFGALVAIWLLSALVTHFLLRRPKEDQPMVGMSACFGNIVLLGIPIVLATYGPEAATPVAVITSIHTALLWLAATLHVETVSEHGRTTTRTLLRELAVNLLTNPIILAILAGTLWRQTGIGLGMAPRAMFDLLAQAGVPCALFALGLSLRDFSIRGQVPTLTALLLLKLVLFPLLVWVLAFRVVPLDPLWAGVAVLFAACPTGVNAFILAKQYGRVINSTSGAVALGTALSVGTMTAILLLISPS; this is translated from the coding sequence ATGACGACGATCATCAGCACTATCGCGCCGGTGTTCCTCGTGATTCTCGCCGGCTTTGCCTTCGCGCGAAGCGGCCTGATGTCGCGCACGGCCGAGACCGGGCTGATGGAGTTCGTGCTGCGCGTGGGGATCCCCGCGCTCCTGTTCCGCACGATGGTCGATGCGCGCCCGCCGGGCGGTGAGACGCTGCGTCTTTGGGGCGTCTATTTCGGCGCGCTGGTGGCGATCTGGCTGCTCTCCGCGCTGGTGACGCACTTCCTGTTGCGCCGGCCGAAGGAAGACCAGCCGATGGTTGGCATGAGCGCCTGCTTTGGCAACATCGTGCTACTCGGCATTCCTATCGTGCTGGCGACCTACGGCCCGGAAGCGGCGACGCCAGTGGCGGTGATCACCTCGATCCACACCGCACTTTTGTGGCTGGCGGCGACGCTGCACGTCGAGACCGTATCCGAGCATGGCCGCACGACGACCCGCACTCTGCTGCGCGAGCTGGCCGTCAACCTGCTCACGAACCCGATCATCCTCGCCATCCTGGCCGGCACGCTCTGGCGGCAGACCGGCATCGGGCTGGGCATGGCGCCGCGCGCCATGTTTGATCTGCTGGCGCAGGCGGGCGTGCCATGCGCCCTGTTTGCGCTGGGGCTCAGCCTGCGGGATTTCTCCATCCGCGGGCAGGTGCCGACACTCACGGCGCTGTTGTTGCTCAAGCTGGTGCTGTTTCCGCTGCTGGTCTGGGTGCTGGCGTTTCGGGTGGTGCCGCTCGATCCGCTCTGGGCGGGCGTGGCCGTTCTGTTCGCTGCGTGCCCCACCGGCGTGAACGCCTTTATTCTCGCGAAGCAGTATGGGCGGGTCATCAACTCGACATCCGGCGCTGTGGCGCTCGGCACCGCGCTCTCGGTGGGTACCATGACGGCGATTCTGTTGCTGATATCGCCGTCATGA
- a CDS encoding pyridoxal-phosphate-dependent aminotransferase family protein: MSKPGRHFLHIPGPTNVPDRVLRAMDRALIDHRGPEFAQLTLRLLPRLQKLFKCSGPVVIYPASGTGAWEAALVNTLSPGDKVLMADIGHFASLWKDMADRLGLEAEFLPSDWRRAADPEAIRDRLAADTGHEIKAVCVVHNETSTGCAARLPEIRRAIDDVGHPALFMVDTISSLGSMDYRHDEWKVDVSVGGSQKGMMLPPGMSFNAISQKALDASKTARLPKCYWEWNDMLSANQNGFFPYTPATNLFYALDEALTIIEEQGLDNIIARHERHAEATRRAVHAWGLELVCADPREYSSSLTSIFVPEGYSANALRAQILENFDLSLGTGLARLADRVFRIGHLGDLNDLTLIGAISGVEMGLKIAGIPHNAGGTQAAMDFLAGAEQAEETAPQQAAMA, encoded by the coding sequence ATGAGCAAACCTGGGCGGCATTTCCTGCATATCCCGGGCCCGACCAACGTGCCGGACCGCGTCCTGCGCGCCATGGACCGGGCCCTGATTGATCACCGTGGCCCGGAATTCGCACAACTCACCCTGCGGCTGCTTCCGCGGCTGCAAAAGCTGTTCAAATGCTCCGGCCCGGTGGTGATCTATCCGGCGTCGGGGACTGGCGCCTGGGAAGCAGCCCTTGTCAACACGCTGTCACCCGGGGACAAGGTGCTAATGGCTGACATAGGCCATTTCGCGTCGCTCTGGAAAGACATGGCCGATCGCCTGGGGCTTGAAGCCGAGTTCCTGCCAAGCGACTGGCGCCGTGCGGCGGACCCTGAAGCTATCCGCGACCGCCTCGCCGCTGATACCGGCCACGAGATCAAGGCCGTGTGTGTCGTCCACAACGAGACCTCCACCGGCTGTGCCGCCCGCCTGCCCGAGATTCGCAGGGCAATCGATGATGTCGGGCATCCCGCGCTGTTCATGGTCGACACGATCTCCTCGCTCGGCTCCATGGACTATCGCCATGACGAGTGGAAGGTCGATGTCAGCGTCGGCGGCTCCCAGAAAGGCATGATGCTGCCGCCTGGTATGAGCTTCAACGCCATAAGCCAGAAGGCGCTCGACGCGTCGAAAACGGCCAGATTGCCTAAGTGCTACTGGGAATGGAACGACATGTTGTCGGCCAACCAGAACGGCTTCTTCCCTTACACGCCGGCGACAAACCTGTTCTACGCGCTGGACGAGGCGCTGACCATCATTGAGGAGCAGGGGCTGGACAACATCATCGCCCGGCATGAACGGCACGCCGAGGCCACCCGACGGGCCGTCCACGCTTGGGGGCTGGAACTGGTCTGCGCCGACCCGCGCGAGTACTCCAGTTCACTGACCTCTATCTTCGTGCCGGAGGGCTACAGCGCCAATGCCCTGCGTGCGCAGATCCTGGAAAACTTCGATCTATCGCTTGGCACCGGCCTGGCGCGGCTTGCCGACAGGGTCTTCCGCATCGGCCATCTCGGCGATCTGAACGACCTGACGCTCATCGGCGCGATCAGCGGGGTCGAGATGGGCCTCAAGATCGCAGGCATCCCGCACAATGCGGGCGGCACCCAAGCGGCGATGGATTTCCTGGCCGGAGCGGAGCAAGCTGAAGAAACAGCTCCGCAGCAGGCCGCGATGGCGTAA
- a CDS encoding sulfite exporter TauE/SafE family protein: protein MTEIIGFADLMGWGPAIAFLAALLQTATGFGFSLIAAPLLLLVYAPQTAIQLNIILGLVVSVIMLPRAAREADAALLRRMVIGTLVGAPLGLAIFVSGNVVLLKGIVAALALGLALLLALRFRFARSAGRDYGIGAASGLLTTSIGVPGPPLMLYFSGGQFSKKVARATTLTFFLFAYGGSLAFQVAGSGVADGVGAAALVCLPLTLLGVAGGQLIFGFINQRVFVRMIWALLVATGLYLLHTLL from the coding sequence ATGACGGAAATCATTGGCTTCGCTGATTTGATGGGGTGGGGCCCCGCGATCGCCTTTCTCGCCGCACTGCTACAGACCGCGACCGGCTTCGGCTTTTCGCTGATCGCCGCGCCGCTGCTGCTTCTGGTGTATGCGCCGCAGACGGCCATTCAGCTCAACATCATCCTCGGGCTGGTGGTCTCGGTCATCATGCTGCCGCGCGCCGCGCGCGAGGCGGATGCGGCCCTGCTTCGGCGCATGGTGATCGGAACGCTCGTCGGGGCGCCGCTCGGGCTGGCGATTTTCGTGTCTGGCAATGTAGTTCTGCTCAAGGGCATCGTGGCCGCGCTCGCGCTCGGGCTGGCACTGTTGCTGGCGCTGAGGTTCCGGTTCGCTCGCTCGGCCGGCCGCGACTATGGCATCGGAGCGGCCTCTGGTCTGCTGACGACGAGCATCGGTGTGCCCGGTCCGCCGCTCATGCTCTATTTCTCAGGCGGCCAGTTCAGCAAGAAGGTCGCGCGCGCGACGACGCTTACCTTCTTCCTTTTTGCTTACGGCGGCAGCCTGGCCTTCCAGGTGGCCGGAAGCGGGGTTGCCGATGGCGTCGGCGCGGCAGCGCTCGTCTGCCTGCCGCTGACCCTTCTGGGCGTCGCAGGCGGACAACTCATTTTCGGCTTCATCAATCAGCGCGTTTTCGTCAGAATGATATGGGCGCTGCTTGTGGCGACCGGGCTTTATCTGCTGCACACGCTGTTGTGA
- a CDS encoding NADH-ubiquinone oxidoreductase-F iron-sulfur binding region domain-containing protein, translating into MTVIDLKRAGFPKGRPVEDGAVAEVSTALEGRPIEQRDLLIEHLHVLQDRFDCLHERHLRALAHLMRLSQAEVWEVASFYHHFDLVKEGQAAPPPVTIRVCDTLSCAMAGAENLIETLEQGCDPGRVRVLRAPCMGRCAQAPAARCGNVEVGNATAEGLLALASGDVSVPAIPHYKDFDAYRAEGGYRLLEECRSGQRNVDDIIAELSDAGLAGLGGAGFPAGRKWSIVRGFLGPRLMTINGDEGEPGTFKDRYHLERDPHRMFEGALIAAWAVGAERIYLYMRDEYPAVLEILRREIAALDAAGLTADCPIELRRGAGAYICGEESAMLESIEGKRGLPRHRPPYIAEVGLFGRPTLNHNVETLWWLRDIIERGAQWFEEQGKHGHKGLRSYSVSGRVREPGVKLAPAGITLRELVDDYCGGMADGHMLKAYLPGGASGGIFPASLAELPLDFGGALNEHGGFIGSHAVIVLSQQDNVKDAVLNLMHFFADESCGQCTPCRAGTEKMVKLLQQAPLDEDAIADLEEVMRDASICGLGQAAPNPVNHLLKWFREDLMEPQAHRFIAERVMHD; encoded by the coding sequence GTGACGGTTATCGATCTGAAACGCGCGGGTTTTCCGAAGGGCCGGCCGGTCGAGGATGGCGCGGTCGCGGAGGTGTCCACGGCGCTCGAAGGACGGCCCATCGAGCAGCGCGACCTGCTGATCGAGCATCTCCACGTGCTGCAGGATCGCTTCGACTGCCTGCATGAGCGGCACCTGCGCGCGCTTGCCCACCTGATGCGGCTGTCGCAGGCTGAAGTCTGGGAAGTCGCTTCGTTCTACCACCACTTCGATCTCGTCAAGGAGGGCCAGGCTGCGCCGCCCCCCGTTACCATTCGCGTCTGCGACACGCTTTCCTGCGCGATGGCCGGCGCGGAGAATTTGATCGAGACGCTGGAGCAGGGCTGCGATCCTGGCCGCGTTCGCGTGCTGCGTGCGCCGTGCATGGGCCGTTGCGCTCAGGCGCCGGCTGCGCGCTGCGGCAATGTCGAGGTCGGCAACGCAACGGCCGAGGGGCTGCTGGCCCTCGCCTCCGGCGACGTGTCAGTGCCCGCGATCCCGCACTACAAGGACTTCGACGCCTACCGCGCCGAGGGCGGTTATCGGCTGCTGGAAGAATGCCGCTCGGGACAGCGAAATGTCGATGACATCATTGCTGAACTGTCGGACGCCGGCCTTGCGGGCCTGGGCGGCGCGGGCTTTCCGGCCGGACGCAAATGGAGCATCGTGCGCGGCTTTCTAGGCCCACGGCTGATGACCATCAACGGCGACGAGGGCGAGCCGGGCACCTTCAAGGATCGCTATCATCTGGAGCGCGACCCGCACCGGATGTTCGAGGGCGCGCTGATCGCCGCCTGGGCCGTGGGCGCGGAGCGCATCTACCTCTACATGCGCGACGAATATCCGGCCGTGCTGGAAATCCTGCGCCGCGAGATCGCCGCGCTGGACGCCGCGGGGCTGACAGCGGACTGCCCCATCGAGCTGCGCCGCGGCGCGGGCGCTTACATCTGCGGCGAAGAATCCGCGATGCTCGAAAGCATTGAGGGCAAGCGCGGCCTGCCGCGTCACCGCCCGCCCTACATCGCCGAAGTCGGGCTGTTCGGCCGTCCGACGCTCAACCACAATGTTGAGACGCTCTGGTGGCTGCGCGACATCATCGAGCGCGGCGCGCAGTGGTTTGAAGAGCAGGGCAAGCACGGCCACAAGGGGTTGCGCTCTTATTCGGTCTCGGGCCGGGTGCGCGAGCCGGGCGTGAAGCTGGCGCCGGCGGGCATCACCCTGCGCGAGCTGGTCGACGACTACTGCGGCGGCATGGCCGACGGGCATATGCTGAAAGCCTATCTGCCGGGCGGCGCATCGGGCGGCATCTTCCCAGCGTCGCTGGCCGAACTGCCGCTCGATTTCGGCGGCGCGCTTAACGAGCACGGCGGCTTCATCGGCTCACACGCGGTAATCGTTCTGTCGCAGCAGGACAACGTGAAGGACGCGGTGCTCAACCTGATGCATTTCTTTGCGGATGAAAGCTGCGGGCAATGCACGCCCTGCCGGGCGGGCACCGAGAAGATGGTCAAGCTGTTGCAGCAGGCGCCGCTCGACGAGGACGCCATCGCGGATCTGGAAGAGGTGATGCGCGACGCCTCGATCTGCGGGCTGGGGCAAGCCGCGCCCAACCCGGTCAACCACCTGCTCAAATGGTTCCGCGAGGATCTGATGGAGCCTCAGGCCCACCGCTTCATCGCCGAGAGGGTCATGCATGACTGA